From Pseudomonas sp. StFLB209, a single genomic window includes:
- a CDS encoding NUDIX hydrolase, with protein MLLDKPGKACPVLLRRQGEQVQILAFRHPLAGYQLVKGSIEPDESAAQAAVRELAEESGLTGARIKCDLGVWPCGVDGQLWSLQCCEAVGPVPEHWRFTTADDGGRVFEFFWQPLEQDLPEPCHPVYQRALQQIRSRTAALPD; from the coding sequence ATGCTATTGGACAAGCCGGGCAAGGCTTGCCCGGTGCTGTTGCGGCGCCAGGGCGAACAAGTGCAGATCCTTGCTTTCCGGCACCCGCTGGCCGGCTACCAACTGGTGAAAGGCAGTATTGAACCTGATGAGTCAGCAGCCCAGGCGGCCGTGCGCGAACTCGCGGAAGAATCGGGGCTTACCGGCGCCCGGATCAAATGCGACCTGGGCGTCTGGCCTTGCGGCGTTGATGGGCAACTGTGGTCTTTGCAGTGCTGCGAAGCTGTCGGGCCAGTGCCGGAGCACTGGCGCTTTACCACCGCGGACGATGGCGGCCGGGTTTTTGAGTTTTTCTGGCAACCACTGGAGCAAGATCTGCCTGAACCCTGCCACCCGGTGTACCAGCGAGCCCTGCAACAGATCAGGAGCAGGACCGCTGCCCTGCCCGACTGA
- the dapA gene encoding 4-hydroxy-tetrahydrodipicolinate synthase, which produces MSAFRGIWVALVTPFRNDEIDFPALQHLAGKLLDDGVRGLVVCGTSGEAAALSHAEQLAVLDAVLERVPADQVIMGLAGNNLRELLAFQQDIQQRALAGLLVPAPYYIRPSQSGLESFFKTVADAATVPVVLYDIPYRTGVRIERETIRRIVRHPRIAAVKDCGGDLDTTTVLIADGNAEILTGEDLQIFNNLCLGGAGAISVSAHIRADLYVQMQRQLDNGELAAARATFYRLREWMQAAFCEPNPAPVKAALALQGLLAPDLRAPMQGCSVATRERLADVLAQLDLKPRI; this is translated from the coding sequence ATGTCAGCTTTTCGTGGTATCTGGGTCGCTCTGGTCACACCCTTTCGTAACGATGAAATTGATTTTCCTGCCCTGCAGCACCTGGCTGGCAAGCTGCTCGACGATGGGGTTCGCGGCCTGGTGGTTTGCGGCACTTCCGGCGAGGCCGCAGCGCTCAGCCATGCCGAGCAACTGGCGGTGCTTGATGCGGTGCTTGAGCGGGTGCCGGCCGATCAGGTCATCATGGGCCTGGCCGGTAACAATCTGCGCGAGCTGCTGGCCTTTCAACAGGACATCCAGCAACGGGCGCTGGCTGGCCTGCTGGTCCCGGCGCCGTATTACATTCGTCCGTCCCAAAGCGGGCTGGAGTCGTTCTTCAAGACCGTGGCTGATGCTGCCACGGTGCCGGTGGTGCTTTACGACATTCCTTATCGCACCGGCGTGCGCATCGAGCGCGAGACGATCCGGCGGATCGTGCGCCATCCGCGTATTGCAGCGGTCAAGGATTGTGGCGGCGACCTGGACACCACCACTGTACTGATCGCCGATGGCAACGCCGAGATTCTCACCGGCGAAGACCTGCAGATCTTCAACAACCTGTGCCTGGGCGGTGCCGGTGCGATCTCGGTGTCAGCGCATATTCGTGCCGATCTGTATGTGCAGATGCAGCGTCAGCTCGACAACGGCGAACTGGCCGCCGCCCGCGCGACCTTCTACCGTCTGCGCGAGTGGATGCAGGCCGCGTTCTGTGAACCGAACCCGGCGCCGGTCAAAGCGGCCCTGGCATTGCAAGGTTTGCTGGCGCCTGACTTGCGTGCGCCGATGCAAGGCTGTTCAGTGGCGACGCGGGAGCGTCTGGCTGATGTGCTGGCGCAACTGGACCTCAAGCCGCGGATCTAA